GGCGGCCACCGCTGCGCCTTCATCGAGAAGCCGTTCGACATCGAACAGCTCGCGCAGGTTCTCGGCGGCATCGTCAGCAGGCGATAGGGATCAGCCCGCGTCGCCGGGGCCAGCCTTGGGCGACGGGACGATGGGCGCGCTCATGCGGTCGGCGAGGTCCGACGCCGGCTCCGGCGGGGCCGCGACGACGTCGACCACGGCCACGGCCGCGACCGGGGTATGGGGCGTGGGGCGTACGGTCGCCACCTCTCCGGTGACGTCGGTCTGCCACGGATACTTGATCCGGCCATGGTACATGCCGACGAGGGTGTCGACCACGGTGTTCGCGATGCTCCGCGTGTCGGCGAGCGACAGCCCGGACTCGTCGAGCTGCCCGCGGGCGAGCTTGGTGTACACGATGCGCTGCACGAGCTGCTCGAACTGCGCCTTCTCGGGCGGGCTCACGGTGCGCGCTGCGGCTTCGATCGCGTCGATCAGCATGAGGATGCCGGTCTCCCGGTTCGCCGGCTTGTGCCCTGGGTAGGAGAAGTCGCGCTCGGTGAGCTCCTGCGCCCCCCCCTCGGAGAGGTTCTTGTGCCAGAAGTACTCGAGCACGCCGGTGCCGTGGTGCGTGAACGCGAACTCCACGACGTCCTCGGGCACGCCGTGCTGCCGCAGAAGCCGCGTCCCCTCGGTGACATGGTGGAAGATCGTGCGGGCCGAGTCGAGCGGGGTCATCTCGTCGTGCGGGTTCGTGCCGCCGCTCTGGTTCTCGATGAAGAACTCCGGGTGGTAGCTCTTCCCGATGTCGTGGAAGTAGGCGCCGACGCGGACCAGAAGCGAGTTGGCGCCTATCGCGTGCGCCGCCGCCTCGGCCAGGTTCGCCATGGCGCGGCTGTGCTCCCAGGTCGCCGGGGCCCGCTCGTGCAGCCGCTTGAGGAGCGGGTGGTCGAGGTCCTGGAGGTCGAGCAGCCGCCCGCGCGAGACCTCGCCTATCATGGCGCCGACGATCGGCGCGAGCACCCAGGCGAGCACCCCAGAGCCGATTCCGCTGAACAACCCGGCCAGCCAGAGGGAGTACCGAGGATCGACGTGCTCCGAAACATCGTCGTAGATGTCCAACGTCCCCGCGAACAGGAGGGTCGTCGCGAGCGTGGCCACGACCGCGACCCACGCCACCATCGCCCCGGCCTTGAGGTGCGCTCCCGCGCGCCGCCGTTGCCCGGCCGCGACCACCGACGCGAAGCCCGCGATGAGGTGGATGAGGAAGATCTGGATGTCGTAGTTGACCAGGGACGACGCGATCAGGGCGCTCGCCATCGCGACGCCGAACGACAACCGCCGCCCGAGGAAGTACGCCGCGAGCATCGGAACCATCGCAGCAGGAACTATTTCCGCGGACCACGAGGTGAAAAGGAGCATCGCCTTGGAGATCAGCGCCATGAGCGTCAAGAGCAGAAAGACCGTCAAATGGGATCGGACCAACCTCGCGCGGCCCATCCCGTCTCGGCGCATGTACGCGCTGAGCACGAGGCCGACCATGAGGAAGAAAACGAACGCCCCGATGAGCCGCATGGGCCGGATCGGCCGGCGCGACGCCTCGAAAGCCTTGACCAGCCCCGTGCACTCCT
The window above is part of the Pseudomonadota bacterium genome. Proteins encoded here:
- a CDS encoding HDIG domain-containing protein encodes the protein MNSLRKRAYATAFTSTVIALAFAVIWVCIQSAELWSGSLAVREGRVAQVTVRLPASYFRITMLRNEVHYLTTTSSSCPHLVARGTKLVRGKECTGLVKAFEASRRPIRPMRLIGAFVFFLMVGLVLSAYMRRDGMGRARLVRSHLTVFLLLTLMALISKAMLLFTSWSAEIVPAAMVPMLAAYFLGRRLSFGVAMASALIASSLVNYDIQIFLIHLIAGFASVVAAGQRRRAGAHLKAGAMVAWVAVVATLATTLLFAGTLDIYDDVSEHVDPRYSLWLAGLFSGIGSGVLAWVLAPIVGAMIGEVSRGRLLDLQDLDHPLLKRLHERAPATWEHSRAMANLAEAAAHAIGANSLLVRVGAYFHDIGKSYHPEFFIENQSGGTNPHDEMTPLDSARTIFHHVTEGTRLLRQHGVPEDVVEFAFTHHGTGVLEYFWHKNLSEGGAQELTERDFSYPGHKPANRETGILMLIDAIEAAARTVSPPEKAQFEQLVQRIVYTKLARGQLDESGLSLADTRSIANTVVDTLVGMYHGRIKYPWQTDVTGEVATVRPTPHTPVAAVAVVDVVAAPPEPASDLADRMSAPIVPSPKAGPGDAG